Proteins from one Microcaecilia unicolor chromosome 2, aMicUni1.1, whole genome shotgun sequence genomic window:
- the LOC115461969 gene encoding olfactory receptor 5V1-like, with product MAMENNSTVIEFLLAGLSNTPQLHTLLFTIFFFIYATTLLGNLGLVSTVTLSPHLHTPMYFFLANLSLLDAAFASITVPKMLDLFLSDRKSISFLGCMAQMYCFQLIIVVECILLVVMGFDRYVAICKPLNYAKIMNRNLCLQLLASCWIAGLLNSAIQVILASTLNFCGPNTIDHFFCDIQVLLKLSCSDTFIQELILFAAGMAFGFIPCLTLLTSYYRIVSAILKINTKSGRRRAFSTCSSHLIVVALFYGSGSYTYIIKPIAGHTLAVDKAITVLYTILNPMFNPFIYSLRNMEVKKAFGRFMNKICFSKRI from the coding sequence ATGGCAATGGAGAATAATTCCACAGTGATCGAATTCCTCCTTGCTGGTCTGTCTAATACCCCACAGCTACATACCCTGCTGTTCACCATTTTCTTTTTCATCTATGCTACAACCCTGCTGGGGAATCTGGGCCTGGTTTCCACAGTGACACTGAGCCCTCATCTCCACACCCCAATGTACTTCTTCCTGGCCAACCTCTCTCTTTTGGATGCAGCCTTTGCCTCCATCACTGTGCCCAAGATGTTAGACCTCTTCTTATCTGACAGGAAATCTATATCCTTTCTGGGATGTATGGCTCAGATGTATTGCTTCCAGCTGATTATTGTTGTtgagtgtatcctgctggtagtTATGGGGTTTGATCGGTATGTGGCTATTTGTAAACCATTAAACTATGCAAAAATAATGAACAGAAACCTCTGTCTTCAACTTTTAGCCAGCTGTTGGATAGCTGGTCTCTTAAATTCAGCAATACAGGTAATTTTGGCCTCTACCTTGAACTTTTGTGGCCCCAACACCATTGACCACTTCTTCTGTGACATCCAAGTGCTGCTGAAGCTTTCTTGCTCTGACACATTTATCCAAGAACTTATTCTGTTTGCAGCAGGCATGGCCTTTGGGTTTATCCCCTGCCTTACCCTTCTTACCTCTTACTACCGCATTgtctctgccattttgaaaattaacactaaGTCAGGGAGACGTAGGGCTTTCTCTACCTGTTCTTCCCACCTCATTGTTGTTGCCTTGTTTTATGGGAGTGGTTCTTATACATACATAATCAAACCCATAGCAGGCCATACACTGGCTGTGGACAAAGCAATAACTGTGCTTTATACAATATTAAACCCCATGTTCAACCCTTTTATCTACAGCTTGCGGAACATGGAAGTGAAGAAGGCATTTGGGAGATTTATGAATAAAATATGCTTTTCTAAAAGAATATAA